In Haematobia irritans isolate KBUSLIRL chromosome 1, ASM5000362v1, whole genome shotgun sequence, a genomic segment contains:
- the ato gene encoding atonal, whose protein sequence is MSTNEIYRYYYKTSEDLQTFKGTASEPYFNPMAAYNPSSMQQGQLPQHFPNGLVVNGGNYMNSHGYLQFEQASSDGWLTSSPASHRSESPEFVDLSVIYGSGMVQQQSQHTTMQYPVLNPEQILPLQHAPQISPMTVESPKEAVITTGSSNVGTCKTIKANATTKPKRSYNRKPKVQNSIVPSATSVINTTASPAAASSVYPDDFQQFVDFEHNGLFEDSADADDNLLFFGQDGQDSSSQDDFDASVSFDFNDQECEEDSTSSGPLDSTDGQVGGKRRRGKQISPVVKRKRRLAANARERRRMQNLNQAFDRLRQYLPCLGNDRQLSKHETLQMAQTYISALGDLLR, encoded by the coding sequence ATGTCAACCAATGAAATTTACCGTTACTACTACAAAACCTCTGAGGATTTACAAACCTTCAAGGGAACCGCCAGTGAGCCCTACTTCAATCCCATGGCTGCTTACAATCCGTCTTCGATGCAGCAGGGTCAATTGCCACAACATTTCCCCAATGGCTTGGTGGTCAATGGAGGAAATTATATGAATTCCCATGGATATTTGCAATTCGAACAAGCCTCTTCAGATGGTTGGTTAACCTCTTCACCAGCTTCCCATCGATCGGAGAGTCCTGAATTTGTGGACCTTAGTGTTATCTATGGCAGTGGTATGGTCCAGCAACAATCTCAACATACAACAATGCAATATCCTGTGCTCAACCCAGAACAAATCCTACCTCTTCAGCATGCACCACAAATATCTCCCATGACAGTAGAATCTCCTAAGGAAGCAGTTATCACTACGGGTTCCTCAAATGTGGGTACCTGTAAAACCATCAAAGCTAATGCCACCACTAAACCAAAAAGATCCTACAATCGTAAACCCAAAGTTCAAAATTCCATTGTACCATCAGCCACTTCGGTAATCAATACCACAGCTTCTCCAGCAGCCGCTTCATCAGTTTATCCCGATGATTTCCAACAATTTGTGGATTTTGAACATAATGGCCTTTTCGAAGATAGTGCAGATGCCGATGATAATCTCTTATTCTTTGGTCAAGATGGTCAGGATAGTTCTTCTCAAGATGATTTCGATGCTAGtgtttcatttgatttcaatGATCAAGAATGTGAGGAAGATTCCACCAGTTCGGGACCTCTGGATAGCaccgatggccaagtgggtggaAAACGTCGCCGTGGTAAGCAAATCTCTCCAGTGGTAAAACGTAAACGTCGCCTAGCTGCCAATGCCCGTGAACGTCGTCGTATGCAAAATCTTAACCAGGCTTTTGATCGTCTACGTCAATATCTTCCATGTTTGGGCAATGATCGTCAATTATCCAAACATGAAACTCTACAAATGGCTCAAACTTATATATCAGCCTTGGGTGATTTACTTCGTTGA